Proteins encoded within one genomic window of Actinomycetes bacterium:
- the rfbF gene encoding glucose-1-phosphate cytidylyltransferase — MKVGILAGGLGTRLAEETVSKPKPMVEIGNQPILWHIMKHYHQHGHDDFVVALGYKGEYIKRWMVDYASLAHDIIVHADGSIESNGSAREEWTVSLVETGLPTATGGRIKRLRDHLGHDGTFMLTWGDGVSDIDLHALVEFHRSHGKLATMTAVRPPARFGHLEIDGDQITEFSEKPQTGEGWINGAFFVLEPAIFDYIEGDDTQFEKQPLEHLAKDGELMAYRHSGFWQCMDTIRDKKLLEQLWDEGDAPWKSWD; from the coding sequence ATGAAAGTAGGCATCCTTGCCGGTGGACTAGGCACACGGCTCGCCGAGGAGACGGTCAGCAAACCGAAGCCAATGGTGGAGATCGGCAACCAGCCGATCCTCTGGCACATCATGAAGCACTACCACCAGCACGGCCACGACGACTTCGTGGTCGCGCTCGGGTACAAGGGTGAGTACATCAAGCGCTGGATGGTCGACTACGCGTCGCTGGCCCACGACATCATCGTTCATGCCGACGGCTCGATCGAGAGCAACGGCAGCGCCCGCGAGGAGTGGACGGTGTCCCTCGTCGAGACGGGGCTCCCGACCGCGACCGGCGGTCGCATCAAGCGGCTCCGTGACCACCTGGGCCACGACGGCACCTTCATGCTCACCTGGGGCGACGGCGTCTCCGACATCGACCTGCACGCGCTGGTCGAGTTCCACCGCTCCCACGGCAAGCTGGCGACTATGACCGCGGTACGGCCACCGGCGCGCTTCGGACACCTCGAGATCGACGGAGACCAGATCACCGAGTTCTCCGAGAAGCCACAGACCGGTGAAGGCTGGATCAACGGCGCGTTCTTCGTTCTCGAACCGGCGATCTTCGACTACATCGAGGGCGACGACACACAGTTCGAAAAGCAGCCACTCGAGCACCTCGCCAAGGACGGCGAGCTGATGGCTTACCGCCACAGTGGCTTCTGGCAGTGCATGGACACCATCCGCGACAAGAAGCTCCTCGAGCAGCTGTGGGACGAGGGCGACGCCCCCTGGAAGAGCTGGGACTGA
- a CDS encoding class I SAM-dependent methyltransferase has product MTELPPCRSCGANDLELFLSLGDTPLADALVKPEDVDRPEGQYPLEVAFCPACSLVQITEEVPADVLFVDNYLYFSSFSDALLQHSRDHALGLVKSRELGSDSLVVELASNDGYLLRNFVEEGIPVLGVDPAPDQARAANEAGVPTVAEFFGPELAERIRSQHGPADIIIANNVMAHVPDLNGFVGGMAKLLADDGIITVENPYVRDLIEHCEFDTIYHEHFCYYSCSSVDALVRRHSMFLNHVEYFPDMHGGTLRWHIGKTEDVSPTAREYLDREAREGLTAFDAYARFGDRVQAIRSGLLELLRDLKADGASIAAYGAAAKGSTLVNYVGIDTQLIDFVVDRNVHKQGLLMPGVHIPIEDPEALVRKKPDYVLLLAWNFRNEIAAQQAEYLDNGGRFIVPIPSPEIL; this is encoded by the coding sequence ATGACCGAACTACCCCCCTGCCGCTCCTGCGGCGCCAACGACCTCGAGCTGTTCCTGTCCCTCGGCGACACGCCGCTCGCTGATGCCTTGGTGAAGCCGGAGGATGTCGATCGCCCCGAGGGCCAGTACCCGCTCGAGGTGGCGTTCTGCCCCGCCTGCTCGCTTGTCCAGATCACAGAGGAGGTGCCCGCCGATGTCCTCTTCGTCGACAACTACCTCTACTTCTCGTCGTTCTCCGACGCGTTGCTGCAGCACTCACGGGACCATGCTCTCGGCCTCGTGAAGAGCCGCGAACTGGGCTCGGACAGCCTGGTGGTGGAGCTGGCGAGCAACGACGGCTACCTGCTGCGCAACTTCGTCGAGGAGGGAATTCCTGTCCTCGGCGTCGACCCGGCCCCCGATCAGGCCCGCGCCGCCAATGAAGCCGGCGTGCCAACGGTCGCCGAGTTCTTCGGACCGGAGCTGGCAGAACGCATCCGCTCCCAGCACGGACCGGCGGATATCATCATCGCCAACAACGTGATGGCCCACGTGCCCGACCTCAACGGGTTCGTCGGGGGCATGGCGAAGCTCCTCGCCGACGACGGCATCATCACCGTAGAGAACCCATACGTGCGCGACCTCATCGAGCACTGCGAGTTCGACACGATCTACCACGAGCACTTCTGCTACTACTCCTGCAGTTCCGTCGACGCACTCGTGCGGCGTCACAGCATGTTCCTCAACCACGTCGAGTACTTCCCTGACATGCACGGAGGCACTCTCCGCTGGCACATCGGCAAGACCGAGGACGTGAGCCCCACAGCCCGCGAGTACCTGGACCGCGAGGCCCGAGAAGGACTGACCGCGTTCGATGCGTATGCCCGGTTTGGCGACAGGGTGCAAGCGATTCGCTCGGGCCTGCTCGAACTCTTGCGGGACCTCAAGGCCGACGGAGCGTCGATCGCTGCATACGGCGCCGCGGCAAAGGGCAGCACGCTCGTCAACTACGTGGGCATCGACACCCAGCTGATCGACTTCGTGGTCGACCGCAACGTGCACAAGCAGGGCCTGCTCATGCCTGGAGTGCACATCCCGATCGAAGACCCGGAAGCGCTGGTCAGGAAGAAGCCCGACTACGTGCTTCTCCTGGCATGGAACTTCCGCAACGAGATCGCCGCGCAGCAGGCGGAGTACCTCGACAACGGCGGGCGCTTCATCGTCCCAATCCCCAGCCCGGAGATCCTGTGA
- a CDS encoding NAD(P)-dependent oxidoreductase: MRILVTGSEGYIGALLVPMLTNAGHEVVGLDSGLFESCTIGPGGDAVQTIRLDIRDVEPEHLDGFDGVAHLAGISNDPLGDLNPDTTYEINHRATTRLAEAAKAAGVERLVFSSSCSLYGAHGNDLIDESADFLPVTPYGESKVLAEADLNKLADDDFSPVFLRNATAYGFSHRLRGDLVVNNLVGYAVAQGEVLMKSDGSPWRPLVHIEDISLAFLAALEAPRDAVHTEAFNIGRTEENYRVREVAEIVAGVVSGTRLAFAEEAGPDKRNYRVDCTKAETSLPGYEPTWTVRRGVEELYDAYKRYDMDIDSLTGPRLQRIKRIQSLVSDGRLGQDLRWNSAISG, from the coding sequence ATGCGCATTCTCGTAACCGGCAGCGAGGGATACATCGGCGCGTTGCTGGTGCCGATGCTGACCAACGCGGGCCACGAGGTCGTCGGCCTCGATTCCGGGCTGTTCGAGTCCTGCACGATCGGCCCCGGTGGCGATGCCGTGCAGACGATCCGACTCGATATCCGCGACGTGGAGCCGGAGCACCTGGACGGGTTCGACGGCGTCGCGCACCTGGCCGGGATCTCCAACGACCCGCTCGGTGACCTCAACCCCGACACGACCTACGAGATCAACCACAGGGCAACCACCCGGCTGGCCGAGGCAGCCAAGGCAGCCGGCGTCGAGCGGTTGGTGTTCTCCTCTTCCTGCTCGCTCTACGGAGCGCACGGGAATGACCTCATAGACGAATCGGCGGACTTCCTGCCCGTTACGCCCTATGGCGAGTCGAAGGTGCTGGCGGAGGCCGACCTCAACAAGCTGGCGGACGACGACTTCAGCCCGGTGTTCCTGCGCAACGCCACCGCCTACGGCTTCTCGCACCGCCTTCGCGGCGACCTCGTGGTCAACAACCTCGTCGGCTACGCGGTCGCCCAAGGCGAGGTGCTCATGAAGAGCGACGGCTCGCCGTGGCGTCCGCTGGTGCACATCGAGGACATCTCGCTCGCGTTTCTGGCCGCACTCGAGGCCCCCCGAGATGCAGTCCACACCGAGGCGTTCAACATCGGCCGCACCGAGGAGAACTACCGCGTCCGCGAGGTGGCCGAGATCGTCGCCGGCGTCGTCAGCGGCACCCGGCTCGCCTTCGCCGAGGAAGCCGGGCCCGACAAGCGCAACTACCGCGTCGACTGCACCAAGGCCGAGACGTCCCTGCCCGGCTACGAGCCGACATGGACCGTTCGCCGTGGCGTCGAGGAGTTGTACGACGCGTACAAGCGCTACGACATGGACATCGACTCGCTTACAGGACCCCGCCTTCAGCGCATCAAGAGGATCCAGAGCCTGGTGTCCGATGGCCGACTCGGCCAGGACCTGCGCTGGAACTCCGCGATCAGCGGTTGA